A stretch of DNA from Mycobacterium senriense:
CACTTGACGAGCGTCTAACTGATTCGCTGGGGTGTCCACTAAATCAATGAAACTCACAGGTTATACGCAGAATTGGACGTGGTTTCCGAAGTGGCGGGCGGATGGCCGGCTGACGGGAACGATAATATGCCGCGCCGAACTGGGAAAGCGCACCGCAACGGGTCGGCGAGCCCAGCCGATTTAGCACCCCCTTTGCTGCCGAGTGCGAAAGTGGCGCAGTTGGCCGCCGCGCTGCCCGGCGGACGGCTCCCGGACACCAGCGGTCGAGGCGCGATTAACTTAGCCGGTTCGCGGTGGTCCGGCGCCGATCGGCGGTGACGGTTCTGCGGCCCCGCCGCGTCTGGGTGACCGCGATTGCGGCAACGGTCATCGCCACGGCGACGGTCGCGGCGACGGCCACCCAGCGCCAGCCCAAGGCGCTGTCGAACAGCATCCACAACCCGAACGTCAGGAACAGCAGGCTGGCGGCGACGTGCAGCAGTTTTTCGGGCAGGCGCCGATGCAGCAGTCGTCCCGCAGCGATCGCCAAACCGTCGGCCAGCACCATGCCCAGTGTCGAGCCGATCCACACCCCCACCCAGTCGTGGTGGCTGGCCAACGTCACCGTCGCCAGGGCGGTCTTGTCGCTCATCTCGGCGAGCGCGAAAGACGACACCACGGTGAGGAAGGCGAATCGCGGTTCGCGCGGCTGCGACACCGTCTCGTCGGTGGCCGCGCCCTCCCGCCAGGCCCACACCGCGAACGCGAGGAAGGCGAGGGCGGACGCGAAGGCCAGCGGCCGGGCCGGCAGGGCGGCGCCCAGGAAGTGCCCGATCGTCACGGAAACCCCATGCACCGTGAACGCGGCGAGCGCCACCCCGGTCAGCACCACCCACCACCGGTAGCGCAGGGCGTAGGTCATGGTGATCAGCTGGGATCGGTCACCGAGTTCGGCGACGAACACCACTCCCAGGGTCAACAGGGTGGCGGCGAGCATGTCGGGTGACCTTTCGACGCGTCGTCGACGACCGCGGAAGTCGTCGAACTCCGGCCGAAGGTCT
This window harbors:
- a CDS encoding TMEM165/GDT1 family protein, translated to MLAATLLTLGVVFVAELGDRSQLITMTYALRYRWWVVLTGVALAAFTVHGVSVTIGHFLGAALPARPLAFASALAFLAFAVWAWREGAATDETVSQPREPRFAFLTVVSSFALAEMSDKTALATVTLASHHDWVGVWIGSTLGMVLADGLAIAAGRLLHRRLPEKLLHVAASLLFLTFGLWMLFDSALGWRWVAVAATVAVAMTVAAIAVTQTRRGRRTVTADRRRTTANRLS